In the Paenibacillus sp. FSL R7-0337 genome, AGGCGATACTGGTTAATATCTTCTTCGGCGCCTTCTTCGGCAGAGTCCTGATCGACACAGGGATTGCCGCTACGCTGATCCGTAAGGTCGTAGAGCTTGGAGGAGACAAACCAAGAATCACCATGTCCCTGCTGTGTATCGTTACCGCTGTAATCTTCACCTCCATGACGGGTATCGGCCCGGTTATCTCCATTGCTGTCATCGTGCTGCCGATCATGCTGTCGCTCGGGATTCCATCACCGATTGCCTTGTTCTCCTTCATGGGCTCGATCATGGCGGGGATCTTCGGGAACATCGTGAACTTTAAGCAATATCAGGCGATTTTTGCAACAGCCAATGAAAGTTATGCCAGCTACGACTATAATACATATTTCAAATTCGGCATGATTGCGATGGCTGTATCTCTGATCGTGGTGCTGGTGGTATCTAATGTGATGATGAACCGGAAGCTCTCACGGGCCTGGGCGGCTACACCGGATAGCGGAGCTACTGTAGATGCACCTGCCATCTCCTGGATCTCGATCATTCTGCCGGTAGTGGGTGTAGTGGTGTTTAAGGTGCCGATTATTTTCGGATTTATCTTCGCCGCCTTGTTCGCCCTGCTGACCTGCGGTAAGCTGAAGGGTGGTTTTGCAAGCGTTTGCAGAATACTGTCGAAGCAGTTCGCGGACGGAGCTATTGATGTGGCACCGATGATCGGGTTCCTGCTCACGCTGTCAATGTTCAACAATGCGGCTACCTATGCTTCCCCTTATTTCAAAACCCTGCTGGACGGCGCAATGCCCCAGACTGCGCTGCTCTTGTGTATTGTATTCGCCATCCTGACACCGCTCGGCTTCTTCCGCGGTCCGATGAACCTCGTCGGTTCGGGTTCGGCCATCTTGGCCGTTGTGGTGGCAACCGCAGCCTGGCCGGTACAATTCCTCTATCCGCTGTTCGCCATTACTACCGTTGCACCGCAGCATTTGGACGTTACACAGTCCTGGGTGGCATGGGGCTTCGGCTATACGAAGGTTCCGGCCAAGGAATACATGAAGATGTCGATTCCTACGGGCTGGATTATCGGGATTATTCTCTGCGTGATCGTATTCTTCATGTACGGAAATTTGGTTTAACACACTATTAATGAAGAGAAACGGAGAAATCATATGAGTACAATGGTTAGAATGGGTATAGATGTGGGGGGAACCCATACCAAGGCAGTTGCGATTGACAATGCGACACATGAGATTATCGGCAAATCGTCCGTCAAGACAACACATGACCATGCCACAGGCGTAGCCGCAGGTGTGGTGAAATGCTTCATGAATTGCCTGGAGGAGAACAATATCCGTCCTGAGGATGTAGTGTTCGTGGCTCACAGTACAACGCAGGCTACGAATGCGCTGATCGAGGGCGAT is a window encoding:
- a CDS encoding citrate transporter — protein: MDVANVVIGFIMVLSFFGLVWYCVKGYNLMVGFFVMSVLWTSIALIGNSIHPTSVMEGKTFIDVLTNVFQTGPENYGKAILVNIFFGAFFGRVLIDTGIAATLIRKVVELGGDKPRITMSLLCIVTAVIFTSMTGIGPVISIAVIVLPIMLSLGIPSPIALFSFMGSIMAGIFGNIVNFKQYQAIFATANESYASYDYNTYFKFGMIAMAVSLIVVLVVSNVMMNRKLSRAWAATPDSGATVDAPAISWISIILPVVGVVVFKVPIIFGFIFAALFALLTCGKLKGGFASVCRILSKQFADGAIDVAPMIGFLLTLSMFNNAATYASPYFKTLLDGAMPQTALLLCIVFAILTPLGFFRGPMNLVGSGSAILAVVVATAAWPVQFLYPLFAITTVAPQHLDVTQSWVAWGFGYTKVPAKEYMKMSIPTGWIIGIILCVIVFFMYGNLV